In one window of Aphidius gifuensis isolate YNYX2018 linkage group LG4, ASM1490517v1, whole genome shotgun sequence DNA:
- the LOC122855991 gene encoding 28S ribosomal protein S10, mitochondrial — translation MFMSKIFSVIKSANPTRPVVNRLFSTDVPSTEKPVYDKLFKKLEIEVKGNDPAVLKSYGIFSTTAASHLGITVGRNVAPNKPNFYRWTVLKSAHVHKKHRVQYEMRTHFRYLDFFRLTQSTADTFLEYLQRNLPEGVAMKVTKVEIQRLPESICVPPS, via the exons atgttTATGTCAAAa ATATTTAGTGTCATCAAAAGTGCTAATCCAACAAGACCTGTTGTTAACCGGCTCTTTTCTACTGATGTTCCTTCAACcgaaaaa cCAGTTTATgacaagttatttaaaaaacttgaaattgaaGTCAAAGGAAATGATCCAGCTGTATTAAAAAGTTAtggaatattttcaacaacagcagcatcaCATTTGGGAATAACTGTTGGCAGAAa cgTTGCTCCAAATAAACCAAATTTTTATCGTTGGACAGTATTAAAATCAGCTCATGTTCACAAAAAACATCGTGTACAATATGAAATGAGAACACATTTTAGATATCTTGATTTCTTCAGATTAACCCAATCAACTGCTGATACAtttcttgaatatttacaAAGAAATTTGCCAGAAGGTGTTGCCATGAAAGTCACAAAG gttgAAATCCAAAGATTACCAGAATCAATATGTGTACCACcaagttaa
- the LOC122855996 gene encoding mitochondrial pyruvate carrier 1 — protein MNRIVRSLRSKETRDYIMSTHFWGPVANWGIPIAAIADIRRDPNFISGKMTIALCLYSAMFMRFAIKVEPRNLLLFACHLTNEGAQLTQGYRFINHHYLGGKKQGQDETD, from the exons atgaatagaaTAGTTAGAAGTTTGAGAAGCAAAGAGACTCGTGATTATATCATGAG CACACATTTTTGGGGACCAGTTGCTAATTGGGGTATTCCAATAGCAGCAATTGCTGATATTCGTCGTGATCCAAATTTTATCAGTGGAAAAATGACAATTG caCTTTGTCTTTATTCAGCAATGTTTATGCGTTTTGCTATAAAAGTTGAGCCAAGAAATCTTTTGCTTTTTGCATGTCATTTAACAAATGAAGGAGCACAATTGACCCAGGGCTATCGTTttataaatcatcattatcttgGTGGTAAAAAACAGGGTCAAGATGAGACTGATTAA